The genomic window GGCAAACGTTAATCTATATCAACATACTTATGCTTTATTGGCTGTTTTTCTTCTACGTGCAGCAACCAAACCAGCAAGTCCAGTACCTAAAAGTAACATTGTTCCTGGCTC from Desulfobulbaceae bacterium includes these protein-coding regions:
- a CDS encoding PEP-CTERM sorting domain-containing protein, with the translated sequence EPGTMLLLGTGLAGLVAARRRKTANKA